A DNA window from Altererythrobacter sp. B11 contains the following coding sequences:
- the nadC gene encoding carboxylating nicotinate-nucleotide diphosphorylase has translation MTAFTLEGFDLAQFLRATLDEDLGTGLPGGGHDVTAESVIPAEARFSGVMDSRVAAVVAGLPIAAEFFRLLDPAMEIAILAEEGEDVRPGTALMRLTGNARALLTAERSALNIVQHLTGIATLTRDYVRAMGEARCTLLDTRKTIPGLRHLEKYATRMGGAQNHRMGLWDAAMIKDNHILVAGSVGEAVRRAREAGVSRIICEVDRIEQIEPALAAGANHILLDNMDPAQLRAAVEVIGGRAATEASGGVTLETIGAIAASGVDYVSVGRLTQSAPAADIGLDFTPL, from the coding sequence ATGACCGCCTTCACGCTTGAGGGGTTCGACCTCGCGCAGTTCCTGCGCGCCACGCTGGACGAGGATCTCGGCACCGGCCTTCCCGGCGGCGGGCATGACGTCACCGCCGAAAGCGTGATCCCGGCCGAGGCGCGTTTCTCCGGCGTGATGGACAGCCGCGTTGCCGCGGTGGTGGCCGGCCTGCCGATCGCGGCGGAGTTCTTCCGCCTGCTCGATCCCGCCATGGAGATCGCGATTCTGGCGGAAGAGGGTGAGGACGTGCGCCCCGGGACTGCGCTGATGCGGCTCACCGGCAATGCCCGCGCACTGCTGACGGCGGAGCGCAGCGCGCTCAACATCGTGCAGCACCTGACCGGCATCGCCACGCTGACCCGGGACTATGTCCGCGCGATGGGTGAAGCACGCTGCACGCTGCTGGATACGCGCAAGACCATCCCCGGCCTGCGCCATCTGGAAAAATATGCCACCCGCATGGGCGGCGCGCAGAACCACCGCATGGGGCTGTGGGATGCAGCGATGATCAAGGACAATCACATCCTCGTGGCCGGCAGCGTAGGCGAGGCGGTGCGCCGCGCACGCGAGGCCGGGGTGTCGCGGATCATCTGCGAGGTCGACCGGATCGAGCAGATCGAACCGGCGCTGGCGGCGGGGGCAAACCACATCCTGCTCGACAACATGGACCCTGCGCAGCTGCGGGCCGCGGTGGAAGTGATCGGCGGCCGCGCCGCCACCGAAGCCTCCGGCGGGGTCACGCTGGAGACGATCGGCGCCATCGCCGCCAGCGGCGTGGACTATGTGTCCGTCGGCCGCCTGACGCAAAGCGCTCCGGCGGCGGATATAGGGCTGGATTTCACGCCGCTCTGA